The following coding sequences lie in one Arachis ipaensis cultivar K30076 chromosome B05, Araip1.1, whole genome shotgun sequence genomic window:
- the LOC107642494 gene encoding probable apyrase 7 isoform X1: MIFSKITAILSTLLHTQNSSPSAYPLSLPFAPTKNNNLQVSSSLQDFSSYPQFGPERGHVADDVTGVVLPTHLKQPLHKVKPVQSVANCSRKKWVSAIKLAIFLTLLLFIVYMVLVIAYSYWSQGSGKYFVVIDCGSTGNRIYVYHASIQHKKYNSLPIVIKSLRSGLQRKPRSQSGRAYDRMETEPGLDKLVNNVTGLKGALKPLIRWAQKQIPAHAHRGTSVFLYATAGVRRLPSADSKWLLDNAWSVLKQSPFLCKKDWVKTISGTEEAYFGWISLNYYSGILGVRPRKATYGALDLGGSSLQVTFESDQQLNNETSLYVRMGSVSHHLTAYSLPGYGLNEAFGKSVAHLFKREFGSSANAGIANEKRELKHPCLQAGYKEQYFCPRCSFGNKGGGNPVGNQKQLGKIGASGTPVVLVGAPNWQECNALAKIAVNLSEWSNIGAALDCGVQPCALRKNLPRPYGHFYVISGFYVVYRFFNLSSEATPDDVVEKGRTFCGKKWDVAKKSVAPQPFIEQYCFRAPYIASLLREGLRITDDQISVGSGSITWTLGVALLEAGKAYSTGFGFRGLELLPMKINPLILFLILLLSLIILLCALSCVGNSIPRFFRRKYLPIFRHSNVSSASVLNIPSPFQFQRWSPINSGDGRIKMPLSPTVACSQGSPFGVGNGLGDDGGGIQLMESSLYPSASSFSHSFSSTSLGQMQFDSNTMGAFWSPHRTQMRLQSRRSQSREDLDSSVAEAHLVKA; the protein is encoded by the exons ATGATCTTTAGTAAAATCACTGCAATTTTATCCACTTTGTTGCATACCCAAAATTCCTCTCCTTCTGCATACCCACTCTCTCTGCCCTTCGCACCCACCAAAAATAACAACCTGCAAGTCTCTTCCTCTCTTCAGGACTTCTCCTCGTACCCCCAATTTGGTCCTGAACGTGGCCATGTTGCTGATGATGTCACCGGTGTTGTTCTTCCAACCCATTTGAAGCAACCACTTCATAAGGTGAAGCCTGTTCAAAGTGTTGCCAACTGTTCTCGCAAGAAATGGGTCAGTGCCATCAAGCTTGCAATTTTTCTTACGCTGCTCCTTTTTATAGTTTACATGGTTTTGGTGATTGCTTATTCCTATTGGAGTCAAGGGTCTGGGAAGTATTTTGTTGTGATTGATTGTGGTAGCACCGGGAATAGGATTTATGTTTATCATGCTTCCATTCAGCACAAGAAATATAATAGTCTTCCAATAGTTATCAAGTCACTGAGGAGTGGTTTGCAGAGAAAGCCACGTTCTCAGAGTGGTCGTGCGTATGATAGAATGGAAACTGAGCCTGGCCTTGATAAGTTGGTGAATAATGTTACTGGTTTGAAGGGTGCATTGAAACCATTAATTCGCTGGGCGCAGAAGCAAATACCGGCACATGCTCATAGGGGTACTTCGGTTTTCCTTTATGCTACCGCAGGTGTCCGGAGACTCCCCAGCGCTGACTCGAAGTGGCTGCTAGACAATGCCTGGTCTGTGTTAAAGCAATCTCCTTTCTTGTGTAAGAAGGATTGGGTTAAGACTATATCTGGTACTGAGGAGGCTTATTTTGGATGGATATCACTTAATTATTATAGTGGCATCTTGGGTGTTAGACCTAGGAAGGCAACTTATGGTGCGCTTGATTTGGGTGGCTCATCATTGCAAGTAACATTTGAGAGTGATCAGCAGCTGAATAATGAGACTAGTTTGTATGTTCGGATGGGGTCAGTGAGCCATCATCTCACTGCTTACTCTCTCCCAGGGTATGGTCTTAATGAGGCATTTGGTAAATCTGTGGCGCATCTCTTTAAGAGAGAGTTCGGATCATCTGCCAATGCCGGCATAGCTAATGAAAAGAGAGAGCTCAAACATCCTTGCTTGCAGGCTGGGTACAAGGAACAATATTTTTGCCCTCGCTGTTCTTTCGGTAACAAAGGAGGTGGAAATCCTGTTGGTAATCAGAAACAATTGGGTAAGATAGGAGCATCAGGAACTCCAGTAGTGCTTGTTGGTGCTCCGAATTGGCAAGAATGTAATGCACTTGCAAAAATTGCTGTCAATTTGTCTGAATGGTCCAATATCGGTGCAGCACTTGATTGTGGAGTACAACCTTGTGCTTTGCGCAAGAATCTCCCACGCCCATATGGCCACTTTTATGTGATTTCTGGATTTTATGTGGTGTATAGATTTTTCAACTTGAGTTCTGAGGCCACACCTGATGATGTAGTTGAAAAAGGCAGGACTTTTTGTGGGAAGAAATGGGATGTTGCAAAGAAAAGTGTTGCCCCTCAACCCTTTATCGAGCAATACTGCTTTAGAGCGCCATACATTGCATCACTGCTGAGAGAAGGTTTGCGCATTACTGATGACCAAATATCTGTTGGCTCTGGAAGTATCACTTGGACTCTTGGTGTTGCCTTGTTGGAAGCAGGGAAAGCATATTCCACCGGATTCGGGTTTCGTGGTTTGGAATTGCTTCCAATGAAGATAAATCCCCttattctttttctcattttgttgCTTTCCTTGATTATCCTACTCTGCGCTTTATCATGTGTTGGCAATTCGATACCAAGGTTCTTCCGGAGGAAATATCTTCCCATTTTCAGACATAGCAATGTTTCTAGTGCTTCTGTTTTGAATATCCCATCTCCTTTTCAGTTCCAGCGATGGAGTCCAATCAACTCTG GGGATGGAAGAATAAAGATGCCACTCAGCCCAACTGTCGCATGCTCACAAGGTAGCCCTTTTGGCGTTGGTAATGGTCTTGGTGATGATGGTGGTGGCATCCAGCTTATGGAATCTTCCTTGTACCCCTCAGCCAGTAGCTTTTCACATAGTTTTTCATCGACAAGTTTAGGGCAGATGCAGTTTGACAGCAATACTATGGGCGCATTCTGGTCTCCCCACAGAACTCAGATGCGGCTGCAGAGTAGGAGGTCACAATCTCGCGAAGACCTGGATTCCTCGGTGGCTGAAGCACATCTCGTGAAGGCTTAG
- the LOC107642494 gene encoding probable apyrase 7 isoform X2, translated as MIFSKITAILSTLLHTQNSSPSAYPLSLPFAPTKNNNLQVSSSLQDFSSYPQFGPERGHVADDVTGVVLPTHLKQPLHKVKPVQSVANCSRKKWVSAIKLAIFLTLLLFIVYMVLVIAYSYWSQGSGKYFVVIDCGSTGNRIYVYHASIQHKKYNSLPIVIKSLRSGLQRKPRSQSGRAYDRMETEPGLDKLVNNVTGLKGALKPLIRWAQKQIPAHAHRGTSVFLYATAGVRRLPSADSKWLLDNAWSVLKQSPFLCKKDWVKTISGTEEAYFGWISLNYYSGILGVRPRKATYGALDLGGSSLQVTFESDQQLNNETSLYVRMGSVSHHLTAYSLPGYGLNEAFGKSVAHLFKREFGSSANAGIANEKRELKHPCLQAGYKEQYFCPRCSFGNKGGGNPVGNQKQLGKIGASGTPVVLVGAPNWQECNALAKIAVNLSEWSNIGAALDCGVQPCALRKNLPRPYGHFYVISGFYVVYRFFNLSSEATPDDVVEKGRTFCGKKWDVAKKSVAPQPFIEQYCFRAPYIASLLREGLRITDDQISVGSGSITWTLGVALLEAGKAYSTGFGFRGLELLPMKINPLILFLILLLSLIILLCALSCVGNSIPRFFRRKYLPIFRHSNVSSASVLNIPSPFQFQRWSPINSKSFMPMSLQGMEE; from the exons ATGATCTTTAGTAAAATCACTGCAATTTTATCCACTTTGTTGCATACCCAAAATTCCTCTCCTTCTGCATACCCACTCTCTCTGCCCTTCGCACCCACCAAAAATAACAACCTGCAAGTCTCTTCCTCTCTTCAGGACTTCTCCTCGTACCCCCAATTTGGTCCTGAACGTGGCCATGTTGCTGATGATGTCACCGGTGTTGTTCTTCCAACCCATTTGAAGCAACCACTTCATAAGGTGAAGCCTGTTCAAAGTGTTGCCAACTGTTCTCGCAAGAAATGGGTCAGTGCCATCAAGCTTGCAATTTTTCTTACGCTGCTCCTTTTTATAGTTTACATGGTTTTGGTGATTGCTTATTCCTATTGGAGTCAAGGGTCTGGGAAGTATTTTGTTGTGATTGATTGTGGTAGCACCGGGAATAGGATTTATGTTTATCATGCTTCCATTCAGCACAAGAAATATAATAGTCTTCCAATAGTTATCAAGTCACTGAGGAGTGGTTTGCAGAGAAAGCCACGTTCTCAGAGTGGTCGTGCGTATGATAGAATGGAAACTGAGCCTGGCCTTGATAAGTTGGTGAATAATGTTACTGGTTTGAAGGGTGCATTGAAACCATTAATTCGCTGGGCGCAGAAGCAAATACCGGCACATGCTCATAGGGGTACTTCGGTTTTCCTTTATGCTACCGCAGGTGTCCGGAGACTCCCCAGCGCTGACTCGAAGTGGCTGCTAGACAATGCCTGGTCTGTGTTAAAGCAATCTCCTTTCTTGTGTAAGAAGGATTGGGTTAAGACTATATCTGGTACTGAGGAGGCTTATTTTGGATGGATATCACTTAATTATTATAGTGGCATCTTGGGTGTTAGACCTAGGAAGGCAACTTATGGTGCGCTTGATTTGGGTGGCTCATCATTGCAAGTAACATTTGAGAGTGATCAGCAGCTGAATAATGAGACTAGTTTGTATGTTCGGATGGGGTCAGTGAGCCATCATCTCACTGCTTACTCTCTCCCAGGGTATGGTCTTAATGAGGCATTTGGTAAATCTGTGGCGCATCTCTTTAAGAGAGAGTTCGGATCATCTGCCAATGCCGGCATAGCTAATGAAAAGAGAGAGCTCAAACATCCTTGCTTGCAGGCTGGGTACAAGGAACAATATTTTTGCCCTCGCTGTTCTTTCGGTAACAAAGGAGGTGGAAATCCTGTTGGTAATCAGAAACAATTGGGTAAGATAGGAGCATCAGGAACTCCAGTAGTGCTTGTTGGTGCTCCGAATTGGCAAGAATGTAATGCACTTGCAAAAATTGCTGTCAATTTGTCTGAATGGTCCAATATCGGTGCAGCACTTGATTGTGGAGTACAACCTTGTGCTTTGCGCAAGAATCTCCCACGCCCATATGGCCACTTTTATGTGATTTCTGGATTTTATGTGGTGTATAGATTTTTCAACTTGAGTTCTGAGGCCACACCTGATGATGTAGTTGAAAAAGGCAGGACTTTTTGTGGGAAGAAATGGGATGTTGCAAAGAAAAGTGTTGCCCCTCAACCCTTTATCGAGCAATACTGCTTTAGAGCGCCATACATTGCATCACTGCTGAGAGAAGGTTTGCGCATTACTGATGACCAAATATCTGTTGGCTCTGGAAGTATCACTTGGACTCTTGGTGTTGCCTTGTTGGAAGCAGGGAAAGCATATTCCACCGGATTCGGGTTTCGTGGTTTGGAATTGCTTCCAATGAAGATAAATCCCCttattctttttctcattttgttgCTTTCCTTGATTATCCTACTCTGCGCTTTATCATGTGTTGGCAATTCGATACCAAGGTTCTTCCGGAGGAAATATCTTCCCATTTTCAGACATAGCAATGTTTCTAGTGCTTCTGTTTTGAATATCCCATCTCCTTTTCAGTTCCAGCGATGGAGTCCAATCAACTCT AAGTCGTTTATGCCTATGAGTCTTCAGGGGATGGAAGAATAA
- the LOC107639960 gene encoding adenine nucleotide transporter BT1, chloroplastic/mitochondrial → MMITESKTIGFFLSVSGLGSSHSEWDLNPGGLLASVGQMGMGFGAPNRTPSPSSDSQGSNNGVRIPCTELYVKYVHSEGKVKIVSESEELVMEEEEGVKGKKKKAGFFVVKMKVKVKSPSLRRLISGAFAGAISRTCVAPLETIRTHLMVGSSGHSTGEVFQNIMKTDGWKGLFRGNFVNVIRVAPSKAIEVINILCIFNAFCRM, encoded by the coding sequence ATGATGATAACCGAAAGCAAAACGATTGGTTTTTTTCTCTCTGTTTCCGGTTTAGGTTCTTCTCATTCTGAATGGGATCTCAACCCTGGTGGATTGCTCGCAAGCGTAGGTCAAATGGGAATGGGGTTTGGTGCACCAAACCGTACACCTTCTCCCTCTTCTGATTCCCAAGGAAGCAACAATGGAGTCAGAATCCCCTGCACTGAGTTGTATGTGAAGTACGTGCATTCAGAAGGGAAAGTGAAGATTGTTTCTGAATCGGAGGAGTTAGTTATGGAGGAAGAGGAAGGTGTtaaggggaagaagaaaaaggcTGGGTTTTTTGTGGTTAAGATGAAGGTTAAGGTGAAGAGCCCTTCGCTGAGGAGGTTGATTAGTGGTGCATTCGCGGGTGCAATTTCGCGAACTTGCGTGGCGCCATTGGAGACAATAAGAACTCATTTGATGGTTGGGAGTAGTGGCCATTCAACAGGTGAGGTGTTTCAGAATATCATGAAGACTGATGGCTGGAAGGGATTGTTCAGGGGTAATTTTGTCAATGTCATCAGGGTTGCTCCTAGCAAGGCTATTGAGGTAATAAATATATTATGCATTTTCAATGCTTTTTGTCGTATGTAG